Proteins co-encoded in one Treponema sp. Marseille-Q3903 genomic window:
- a CDS encoding VUT family protein, with translation MNKFHNLIKRELEDYKLLFRNIPSLTISLFFLSVVCANLMANKELLNYKYVALDCGFVFSWIMFLCMDVICKRWGAKASIKVSLLALFVNLSVCIIFYLLSLAPGMWGEFYSTDSIQINNALNKTFGGSWYVVFGSATAFIISSIVNALLNDFIGKRVLSNGFAGFALRSYTSTVLAQYVDNFIFATIVSKFFFGWSWTQVFVCSGIGAVFELLAEVLFSGIGYKVVKNWEKENVGKEYFDYVKKKAE, from the coding sequence ATGAACAAATTTCACAACTTAATCAAAAGGGAGCTTGAAGATTATAAGCTCTTATTCCGAAACATCCCTTCTCTTACAATCTCTTTATTTTTTCTTTCCGTCGTATGCGCAAACCTTATGGCGAACAAAGAGTTGCTCAACTACAAATATGTTGCGTTAGATTGTGGTTTTGTATTCAGTTGGATTATGTTTCTTTGCATGGACGTTATCTGCAAACGCTGGGGAGCAAAAGCGAGCATCAAAGTTTCGCTGCTCGCCCTTTTTGTCAATCTTTCTGTCTGCATTATTTTTTATTTGCTTTCATTGGCTCCAGGAATGTGGGGGGAATTTTATTCAACCGACAGCATTCAAATCAACAACGCCCTGAATAAAACGTTCGGAGGTTCATGGTATGTAGTTTTTGGCTCTGCAACAGCATTTATCATTTCGTCAATTGTAAATGCATTGCTGAATGACTTTATCGGGAAAAGAGTTTTGTCAAATGGGTTTGCGGGCTTTGCTCTCCGCTCTTATACTTCAACAGTTCTTGCGCAATATGTCGATAATTTTATTTTTGCTACAATCGTTTCAAAATTTTTCTTTGGATGGTCTTGGACTCAAGTGTTCGTTTGCTCTGGAATCGGGGCAGTTTTTGAACTTTTGGCAGAAGTATTGTTCAGCGGAATTGGCTACAAAGTTGTCAAAAATTGGGAAAAAGAAAACGTCGGCAAAGAATATTTTGACTATGTAAAAAAGAAGGCGGAATAA